The genomic DNA gattagacttcctggttaatgcagcactccgtcgctgagccaatcagcagcacacaggaacttaaccgcgtgctctgattgggtagcttctcagccatacgccaatagcgtcccttgtttcaattcaaatgggcaaatcaactgaggaagcacacgtactgtagaccgcagacatccgcgaagcagtgaaaaatctgcgatatatattcacatatgcttacatttaaaatccgcgatggagtgaagccgcgaaagacgaagcgcgatatagcgagggatcactgtatagctaTTACAAGAAAAACACACTGCTGTTATAGACTAATCATCATTTATTTATCCGACTACAATACAAgtctatgaataaaaaaaaaatttacttccATTTTGAAAAACATTGTTTCAGACTGCAGACCTCTTAATATAGTGGATTATAAAGGGCTAGGAGACGTTAATCAAATAGTGAGTTCTGAAAATTCTTACACATTACCTTCATGTGTTTCATGTATTGATGATTTATATGAAAGCTGCAAGTCTTCACAGTTTCAGCAACTGAGATGTTCTATGGCATTGACATTTACAGGAGAATACTGGACATCACAAAGCAATGAAAACCAATTTTGTTAGACACGTGACGATTAGGTTTTCTGATTTCTTTCCTAATGTAGATTCAACCAGCAATTAAAAATGTTCCTAAATGGTAGTCAGATGACATTTGTCCAAGCACTCTTTCACACTGctccttgtgctctgtgtgtgtgcacaGATTTTCCGTAGTGTCATGTTGAATACTCATTGAGTCAACATAGGCTGAGAAATGCAGGCTTCAGATTACTTTAGTATTCTTCTAATAACCCATTTATTGATTGTGCTGAACATTTTAAGTGTTAGCTTGGTCGGTATAGTAAGTTAGATTTCCACCTGCTATACTGAGTATCTTGACTGTGAAAGGTTCTCAATGTGCCTAAAGGGGTTTTACCCAATCTGCTGATTTTCCACCCACTTTCTCTAAGTTGGCCTTAATGCACAAGTAGCCCCTGAACGTGTGTTTTAATCTTGTGATACCAAGAAGGGATCCTGTCTCTTGTGACCCTTAATTGTATTAATTTGCCTTCAAAATGTTTATACTATGTGTTAGTCATGAATTCAGAAAGGTTGACCCCTATACTGACATACTATATGCCAGAAATGTCTATGTGTCTAAAGTGTCTATAGTGAACTCATATTAAACTATGAATTAATCTTTCCATCACTCTATAATTGACCCCATTAGCACTTGTACTGtgtgttgttcctactgatcCCAACTTCTGTCCTGTTTCAGTCATACATGTATGAAAATTCCTATGATGACGATTATAAGGGGTGCAGAGAAGAAAGAGAAATGGAAATCACAGAGCATTACCTGGACAATGAcctgaataaaaatgaattcctGAGATCTGCCTGGAATAAAGCGAAGAATCAGTGGAATGCTTCAACCCCTTATGTTTTGGATTTGAATACCTCCATTGCTATTAGAGGCTACACCAGTGCCTCTTTCCATTCTGAGTTGAACTCTGCAGTTCAAGATGGCGTGACTTTGGTGGAAAAATATCACTACAGGTCTATCCACTTCCTGCTCACTAAGGCCATCCAGACCCTCAATCAAGGTAACTGCATCAGGGCCTACAGAGGAGTTAGCGTAGAGATACGTCCAAGGGAAGGAGAGGCTTTTCGCTTTGGAAGATTTGCATCGGCTTCTAGAAATATAATGGTAgcactgaattttaaaaatgcaacagtATTCAATATGACAACATGCCATGCGGCGGACATTTCAAATTATTCCTTATATAGGACAGAAGCTGAAGTGCTTATCCCACCTTATGAAGTGTTTATTGTCAAAGAAAGTAACGGTAGATACGTAACTCTTGAATCGAAGAACATCACTGTGAA from Erpetoichthys calabaricus chromosome 5, fErpCal1.3, whole genome shotgun sequence includes the following:
- the LOC114651587 gene encoding ecto-ADP-ribosyltransferase 5-like isoform X1, producing the protein MPDLDSCKKEEIKFPMTPAISTVFLLSLLIFVNGVESSYMYENSYDDDYKGCREEREMEITEHYLDNDLNKNEFLRSAWNKAKNQWNASTPYVLDLNTSIAIRGYTSASFHSELNSAVQDGVTLVEKYHYRSIHFLLTKAIQTLNQGNCIRAYRGVSVEIRPREGEAFRFGRFASASRNIMVALNFKNATVFNMTTCHAADISNYSLYRTEAEVLIPPYEVFIVKESNGRYVTLESKNITVNYRCWPLNGSPGQNTIPNNAGPSLTPLTVLHLLLGFFTSPFFWKT
- the LOC114651587 gene encoding ecto-ADP-ribosyltransferase 5-like isoform X2; protein product: MTPAISTVFLLSLLIFVNGVESSYMYENSYDDDYKGCREEREMEITEHYLDNDLNKNEFLRSAWNKAKNQWNASTPYVLDLNTSIAIRGYTSASFHSELNSAVQDGVTLVEKYHYRSIHFLLTKAIQTLNQGNCIRAYRGVSVEIRPREGEAFRFGRFASASRNIMVALNFKNATVFNMTTCHAADISNYSLYRTEAEVLIPPYEVFIVKESNGRYVTLESKNITVNYRCWPLNGSPGQNTIPNNAGPSLTPLTVLHLLLGFFTSPFFWKT